Sequence from the Thalassoglobus sp. JC818 genome:
GATTTCACGATGTCTGCGTACATCTTGGCCGTTTCGGGTCCGATGTCGAAACCTTCGTAGTCGTCAGGAATTTCGCCGGCGGAGACAACCACTTTGTTGCAGTCCGGGTTCTTGAACTCGTCTCCGCAGTGGGTGTCGATCGGAAGAACCAGTTTGTCGCCGCCTTCTTTGATCAACTCGAGGGCGAGATCGACTTTGTCTTTCTCAACGAGGCTTTGCCCGACTTTGCCACCTTGAGCGAGCGAGAACGTGTAAGCCATCGCTCCGCCGATCAGAACCTTGTCGCAAACGCTCAAAAGGTTCTTGATGACTTTGATTTTGTCAGAGACTTTGGCTCCACCGAGAATCGCGATGAATGGGCGTTCTGGTGAGGAAATTGCATCGTTGAGATACTGGATCTCTTTCTGCACGAGGAAACCGACGGTCTTTGGCTTGCCTTCCATCAGCAGTGGAACGGTGTACATGCTCGCGTGAGCTCGATGGCAGGTTCCGAATGCGTCATTGCAATAGATATCTGCGAACGAACCGAGTTTCTCAGCGAAGGCTTTCTTCGCTGCTCGCTGTTCATCAGTTGTTGATTCTGCTTCGTCCTTGAGTTCCTCTTCGCTGGCAAAGCGAACGTTCTCGAGAACCACAATTCCACCCGGTTCCAGGGCAGCGACTTTCGCCTGTGCATCTGCACCGACGGTATCGGACGCGAAAGCGACGTCGCGATTCAGTAGTTCGGCCAGTTTCTCAGCAGCTGGCTTGAGGCTGTCTTCGAGTTTGACCTGTCCCTTCGGGCGTCCCAGGTGGCTCATCAGAATCAGGCTTCCACCGCGATCGAGAACTGACTCGATTGAAGGCAGAGCCATTCGGATTCGTCGATCATCCGTGATATTTGACGCATCGTCGAGCGGCACATTGAAGTCGACACGCATCAGGACTTTCTTGCCGGAAACATCGACGTCAGCAATTGATTTCTTCGCCATTTCACAGACTCTGTTTTTGGGATCTTTCGAGCAGTTTCAGATTTCCCGGATCGTAAGTGACGCTCAGTCTGCTGCCAAGTGGCGGCATGAGTCGAATATGCTACAACTAGACTTTTGTAAGCCCTATCCATCAATTCTTATTAGTGTGTTGCCGCCATCATGAAGTTTCACGTCGTTGAAGCGTCTCCTGCCGAATTTGCTGCCGGTTGGCTGATCGTTGGGTGTTTTGAGGGCGAGTCGCTGAGCCCGGAACTTATGGAGTTGGATGAACTCCTCGGTGGCCAACTGTCTCGATTGGCGACCCGCGACGACTGGCCGAGCAAGCGCGGAGAATCTCTCACTCTCCATGATGTCCCGTCGATCGAGGCTGATCGGCTCTTGATCGTTAATTACGGGGACGAGTCCTCACCGGACCTCTCCAAAACCTGCCAGGTCCTTTCAGGAGTTCTTCGAAAAGTTGCCTCAAAAGAAAAGCAGTCCGTCGTGGTGGCAATTCCTTCGGAACTCATCGTGAAATTTGGAGAAACTGTACCGCTCGAGCGGTTTGCTGAATGCGTGACGACTGCCTGTGCGTCGCAAGCGATTTATCGAAAAGAACGAGATCGTTTTGAGCTGACTGAAGTCCACTTGCTCGGTATTCCGAATTCCCCGTCAAGCGAAGTTGCCATCCAGCGTGGAAGAATTCTTGGCGAGTCGATCAATCTGACACGCGAACTCGTCAATCGACATCCAAACGACATTTATCCGGAAACATTCGCCGCTCGCGCTGTCGACGCTGTTGTTTCACACGGGGTGACCGGAAAGATCCTGGACGAACATCTCATCGAGAACGAAAAGATGGGAGCATTGATGGCGGTCGCTCGAGGAAGTTCCCGCCCGCCGCGTGTTGTCGTTCTCGAATATCGAGGGGCTGGAAAGGATTCACCAACGATCGGACTGGTCGGAAAGGGAGTCACGTTCGACAGTGGCGGCCTGTCTTTGAAACCGTCGGCGAGCATGATCTCGATGAAGGCGGACATGGCGGGAGCAGCTACGGTGCTCGGAATCGTCCATGCCTGTGCCAAACTGGAATTGCCGGTCAACATTCTCGCGGTGATCGGTTTGGTCGAAAACATGACCGGACCTTCAGCCTACAAACTCGGTGAAGTCCTGACAGCGAGAAACGGGACGACGATCGAAGTCCACAATACCGATGCGGAAGGCCGACTTGTTCTCGCGGATGCTCTCTCATATGCCGTCGATCATAAAGCCGATCGTCTCATTGACTTCGCCACGCTGACCGGAGCCTGCGTGATTGCCTTGGGTGAGGAAGTGACCGGAGCATTTACGAATCGTCAGGAGTGGTGTGATCAAGTCGTGCAGGCAGCCCGTGCTTCGGATGAGCTGATCTGGCAACTTCCAATGTACGACTTCTACGCGGATCAGCTGAAGTCAGACTTCGCAGACTGCAAAAACGTCGGAACACGCTGGGGCGGAGCGATTACAGCGGCAAAGTTTCTCGAGAAATTCGTCGATGACGTTCCCTGGGTGCATCTCGATATTGCCGGCGCAGCCTATTCTGAGAAAGAATGTGCAAGTCGCGACGCTGGCGGAACCGGTGCCATGGTTCGCTCAATCGTCGGATTGTTGGCGACGTTGAATGAAGAGTCTTCGAAGTAACACGGATGTAAACAGTGTGGAATGAACACTGTGATGAGAGTTTCGAATCGAATTTTATGGATCGCACACGCAGACACGGAACTTGATTGATTCAAACCGGACAAGTGAGTGCACAAGGATGAGCACCTAGCTCAGGACGTTCAGGAGGAAGTTTCAGATGCCACTTGATCTCGCGATTGTTCCCGTTGCCGGACTGGGAACACGACTGTTGCCAGCGACGAAGAGTCAACCGAAAGAAATGCTGCCGGTCGGCCGTCGTCCCGTCGTCCAATATGTCGTCGAAGAGTTAAAAGAATCGGGCATTAAACGGATCCTCTTCATCACCGGTTACGGAAAGTCATCGATCGAAGATTTCTTCGACGTGAACCATCAACTCGTGAAGCATCTCCGCGAATCGGGAAAAGAAGAGCATCTCGCTGAACTTGCCTTCGAACGCAACCAGGTTCAATACGCCTACACCCGTCAACGCGAACAGCTTGGTTTGGGCCATGCTGTTCTGATCGGTGAACCGTTCGTCGGTCGGCAGCCGTTTGTTGTCGCTCTCGGTGACTCGATTATCGGCATGCACGCCAAGTCGCGAATCGTCGAGCGCATGATCGAAGAGTACGAACGCTCGCAAGCTGACGTTGTTGTCGCGTTCGAAGAACTGACTGATCCGCGTGAAGTCGTCCATTACGGAATCGCGAAACCTCGCGGTCCAATCACAAACGACATCTTCGAACTGGACAGTCTCATCGAAAAACCAGCGGTTGATGAAGCTCCAAGTAACCTGGCAGTGGCAGCTCGATACGTCTTCAGCCCCGCGATTTTCGAAGCTCTCGAACAAACTGATCGCGGCAAAGGTGGCGAAATTCAGTTAACCGATGCGATGCAGCGAGTGCTCCGCGAAGGAGGGAAGGGGATTGGAATTCGGCTGCCTTCCACTGAACCACGCTTTGATATCGGGAACTTCGAAAGCTACTTCCGTGCGTTTGTCGATTTCTCTCTCTCCGATCCTCAGTTCGGAGACGGGTTGCGCACATATCTTCGAGAGAAACTCGATTCGGAAGAAGGAGTTTCGTAATGGAGATTATTCGCAAACGTGCGTATGCCCGGGCCGGATTGATCGGGAACCCGTCGGACGGATATCACGGAAAAACGATTGCCTTCACCATCCGTCAGTTCTTCGCCGAAGTGACACTCTACGACTGGCCAAAAGTGGAGATCGTTCAATCCGTGGACGATCAGTCCAGCTTTCGGTCGATCAAGGATCTCTTCGATGACGTTCGACTTCATGGCTACTACGGCGGAGTCCGATTGATCAAAGCGACGATCAAGCGGTTTTACGAATACTGTGATGAGAAACAACTCGAGCTTCACGATCGAAATTTCTCAATTCGATATTCAACGACAATTCCCCGTGCAGTCGGAATGGCTGGGTCGAGCGCAATTATCGTAGCCACGCTTCGAGCGTTGATGGAGTTCTACAACATCGACGTTCCGCAACATGTGCAACCTTCATTAGCGTTGAGCGTCGAAACAAGAGAGCTTGGAATCGCCGCAGGCTTACAGGACCGAGTCGTTCAGATCTATGAAGGCCTCGTGTCGATGGATTTTGCGACTGATGTCATGACTGTTGAAGACGGAATGGAGTGCGGCCGATACGAAGGCCTCTCGTCAGAGAATCTCAAGAACGTGTACGTGGCCTTCAGTTTGGAAGCTGGTGAACCGACCTATGTCGTTCACAATCCGCTGCGAGCGCGTTATCAGGCTGGAGATCCTGACGTTTTGCAAGCTATGGAAACGTTTGCCAACCTCACTGTGCAGGCAAAGAGTGCTATCGAAAAAGGTGACACTGCGCAGCTCCATGAACTGATTGATCGAAACTTCGATACACGAGCAAGCATTTGTTCAATCTCGCCTTCTCAACGGCTGATGATCGAGACAGCTCGTGGAGTGGGAGCCAGTGCGAAGTTCGCAGGATCGGGCGGAGCAATTGTCGGCACGTTTTCGGACCAGCAGATGTTTAACGACCTCAAAGCTGCTCTATTAAAGATACATTGCGAAACGATTCAGCCGCAGATGAACGTCTGAAAAGTCGCTGCTTCTGTGCCGCCATTCTGATTCCGTTCACATCCTTCGAGTCTTTAGACCTTCCAGCTTCGAGAGTTTGAATTCTTTTCGTCGTTTGTGAACCTGTATCGCGACGTGAGTGTCCACTCGGTCTCGAACGTGTTCGTTCTTATTCTCTGAACATCGAGAAGGAAACGGAGAGCGTTCGAATTGGGCGAAGCTGCGGACCGACGACGCTCCACGCATTTCATGCCGGGCGTGTACTCACTTGAACTCGCTTCTTTCGATACATGCTGCGTTTGCTTCCGCGAATTACTGCAAACACGAGAAGACGATGATCTCGAACGGAATGAACACGACGCCATTGAACAACGAGAACTTTGCTGTCGCAGTGAGAGTTGCTCCGGAAGATCTCCGGCGTGGTTTGGTCGTTGCGATTCTAAATCAGGTGTATGAGTTTCCCTCATTCTTCTGGTGTCTCGACTCGCAAACCAACTCACCCAACGAGCCGGTTCGCATTCGCTGGCGTTCACGGGAACGCGGACGACCATGGACCGTCGAAGCTGTCTGCTTGCCATTCGTCCTTTTGAAAGATGCCGACGGTCGAGTCAGACGCGAAGACATTCGGTCGACTGAATTCGTTCGCCTGGACGACGAGTTCGTTCAGGCTGCCAATCGAGTTTCGAAGAAGACAAAGTCGAAGAAAAAAAACAAGACCCGATGATGGAGTTGGCGTGAGCGATTTCATCAAGCAATGAATTTCAAAAGCATGGCTCGTTCAACATGTCGGACGAGTTATGCTTTTTTTGTTAGCTTTCTTCCTGCGGCAAGAAGGGATCGAAAGGGTCGGTTTCAAGATCGACGTTACGATCGTGGCTGTCATCGGATTCTGGGGAGTCCTCATCAGTCTTTGTGATGCGTGAATCTTGCGGAGGGAGTGCGTCTGCGATTCGCACGAGGACGCGAGTTCCTCGAATCCCCACCACTTCAATCGATTGTCCCGACTCGATGACCATGTCTTCACTGATTGCGTGCAATCGCTCTCCGTTGACTTCTACAAGCCCACCGGGTGTCATCAGATTCAGGGCTTTCCCTCGTTCTCCAACAAGCTCTTGGAGTCGGTTTTGCTCTTCCTGGTAGGGAGTCACTTCATCCTCGGTTGGCGCGGTGAGCAGAATGCGATTCCCAAACGCCGTCTGCGTGAGGAGGTAGTAAATCCCGTAGAGAGTAATTGGTGCGAGGATCACCATCGTCGAGAGATAGATCCTCCAATAGAGAGGATGCGACGTGGCCCAAGCTGTGTACGCAAAATACGCTGATCCTAAAAATGAGGCAGCACACATGACTCCGATGACTCCTCCAGAGGGAAGGAATAATTCCAGTCCCAGAAGAAGGAATCCGACGAGCAGCAGGACAAAGGTCATTACCTGAGCGTCCATGAGATCCTGTCTGAATTTGAGTCACTCGAGCAAGTTGCTCACGCGAGCCATGAATACAATTGAGAACAATGCTTCAATGGCAATCTTAGCTCACTCGTCGACGTGGGCAATCGATTGAAAGAGTTCTGAGCGGACCGATTGCGAACTCAGATTAGTGAAAATGGTCACTAGAAATCGGAGAACGTGCATGTCTCGAACGATTTCTTAACATTTCCAGGAAAACGTGTTGTAAGACAGCCCATCGGACACACAGAACGTTTTGTGAGACCAATTTCAGCGGGTGGTCTCTTCGTTACGATCGTTTTGATCGTTCCCTGAAATGTTGAGTTGATGCGGATCGTGAGTCTCAATCGAATCGAGAGCAGCGATGGATTCGGGCGTGGCATCATGACTGGACTCTGCAATCTTGGCCAATCGTCCAGACTGAAAGCGACGATCGCTCACGGTGAATCGCCAGATCATGATCCCGAACAATAGGCCGATGGCTATCAAGAATCCAAAGATGTAGCGGCCCAAATTGTCCTCTTGGTCTTCGGAAGCTTGCTGAACTTCGACCAGTTTCATCGTCTTTGCAATCAGCATAGGAGCGATATGCAGGCCGAGTTCCGTGGCGTAACCATAATTTTTGAAGAAGTAGCCTACGACGGCTACAGGTTGATCGATTTGCTCAGCAGGACTCAGCGACTCCGGTTTTTCAGTCAGGAAGACAACCCAGGGATTGTTCGCCGAATCGGCTGTGAAGAGCCAGGCTTGCCAGAGATCGTCATCTTCTGTGGCGGGATCACCATAGGGATAGCGTTGAAGACGCCAGAGCGTTCCGTCGACGCGAATCAGTTGCCCGCGATGTATGTCGGAGTCGGTAAAGACAACTCGGAATCCGGGGTTCTCGACGGCAGCAGCTTCCAGTTCCTCCTCGCTGAGGACCTGAACTCGCTTGAGGACAACGTCCATGGCGGGCTCTTCAGTTCTTAACAGCCCGACGCGTCGGTCCTGCACCTCTTCCAGAAGCTCTTTCGGAATTTGTGAAACATCGAGTTGGATGTTGTCTGCTTCCGGCTCCGGGGCAGCTTCTTGAGGGACGCGAAACTCGTCCTGCGCTAGCGGAGTTTGATCGGGATCGTCGATTCGAAAATCGAGCTCTTCCAGGTCGAGTTCTTTCAAGTCGGTGACGTCAGCATCTTGCCCGACAGAGAAAAACCAAGCCCAGTTTTCAGCCCGGGATGTGAAGTCGATCGAAATGACGATCAGAAGCAGCATGCCGCACAGCCCCATTAACCGATACTGGTCCTTGCGGTTGAGGTACGGGGCTGGCGACTTTTCGGTTTCAAACTTCACGGACTTGCACTTTGTTTCACTTCATGACCGGCTTCCAGGAATGAAGACGACCGTTGAGGAATCCAAACCTCTATCATTCGAAAAAACTTCAGGTAGGGCAAGTTCCTCGGGATTCGCACGATCGGATTTCGATCGAAGGTGCTTGAAGATTAGAGCATCTTTCGATTTGGTGTGCGCTCTCTCGCACGAGCAGACACAGCCTTTTACCTACTGAAACAGCACAAGCGAGTGCACCGGAAAGAGCAACTTGCTCTAGACGTCATGTTGCTGGCGATTCTTGAGCTGGCGACGACGTTCGCTGAGACGTGCAAACAAACGTGAAAAGCGAGGTGGCGGCTGGTAATTTCCGCTTTCCGGATTCACCTTTGACGACTCTTGCGGTGCAGTTGGCTGGCGTTCGGGGACGCTTGAGCTGACGCGCTCGGGGCTGACGTCGTTTATTGTCTCTGAGTCGAATTCGCTCGGAAGAGGAGAGGGTTGGACGACGTCGAGTTCGATCCACGTGTCTCCGTGCCAGTTCGCATCACTTTTACGTGAGCGACGAGATCGCTGAACGACATCGGCAATTTCATGACCGAGGTCTTGAACGGAGATCAGGATTTCATCTTCCTGACCAACCTCAGCCTGTTCGACACATGACCGCTTCGCAGACGTCAGTGAATGTCGATAGCCAACCGGATGAGGATAGTGTTCCGAATCGAGAATGTGGTCGAGGTCGATTTCTTCCCGCTCTTGCAGTCCATCCAGAGTCGCGTACTTATCTCGGATGAGTTCTTCCATCATCATCGACTGCTCGTCCTGCTCAGCGGAAAGTTCACAAGCGGGTTGTTCTTCTTGCTCTGCCGTGGGTGAGGTTTCGGAAGACGACTCAATCCCCGCTCCGACTTCAAGAACGGAGAACTCGACGGTCTCGCTGAAATTGATCGACGGCTCTGTCGTCTCCGCAATCGATTCATCGCCTTCGCCATCGAGTAAAGAGTCACTCAGTTCGGACTCCAAGCTTTGATTGTCAGATTCGGCGGACGTAAATTCTTCCGAAGATTGTTCTGGCAATCGGAAGAGGTCTGTTTCTCGCGTCGCATCCGCGGTTGATTCTGGTTCAGAATCGGTGTCACTGCTGACGTCGTTCCAGTGAAGCGGAAGCTCTTTCAGATCTTCCAGCGCAGCCAGAACAGTGGCCTGTTGGAACGGCTTCAGTTCCTCAGCGAATGCCAGAATCAGGCTGTGATCGGTGAGTTGGCAGAGACATCGCGGGTTTCCATCACTCGCACGGCAGATGGTCTCCAAGGCACTCTCATCCAAAACGTCGCCAGGAGTCGCGACGCCACACATCCGGAGCCGCTCGACAATGAAGGTGATCGATTCTTCAAGCGACAGGAGCTTCAAGCACGTTTGGACAGCGACGCGTTGATTGAAAGCTGACAAAGAAGGATGGACGAGTTTTTCTTCGAGTTCGAACTGACCACTCAAGACGAGTTGGATCAGTGACTCTCCGTCTGGAGCATAGTCCGCCAGAACTCTGAGTTCCTCGAAGAGACGAGAATTAAGCAGGTGTGCTTCGTCGACAATGATCAGCAGATTCCGTCCCTCATTCGAGATCGCGCGGGCAGCATCCATGATCTTCAGGCGAGCTTCGTGTTCGTTGAGCCCTTCGTACTCAATGCCGAACTCATAGAGGATGTGCTGGAGCAGGTCGAGTCGGTTCGAGAACGTTGCGGTTCCGAGAAGAATCGTCTGAAATCGCGAAGCTGCAAGTTCGGCCAGTTTCTTGCAGAGAATTGTCTTTCCGAGTCCTGCTGGTGCGGTGAGGACTCCGATCCCGCGAGACTGCATGACGCAGTTGAACAACTCATCCAGCGACTTCTTCGAAGATTCCAGATCCACATAGAGATCGGGATTGGGGATATTGTTGAAAGGTCGTTTATCCAGTCCAAAAAATTCTTCGTACACCACTTCACCTCATCCATGAGGAACAATCACCGGAACTCTACAGACCGTCTCAACTGAGCCGAAGACACGCCCGTCAATCTCATGATCGATCCGGGAGCCATTGACTATTCAGCAAATTGCTCTCAGGTGGAATAACTAGAACAATACCACCAGTTTAACGCAGGAACTGCCGGTGAATTGTTGAGGATTGGGCGGGATGCTGCCTACAACACTTCAGTTGAGTTGAGAATGACTCGCCTCGCATGAGTCAGAATCGATTTGAGAAGGATCTGTTTTCGTTGATCGGAGAGACTTCGAACTTGCCACTCCTGCCGCAGAGAGAAGTGCGATTGCCGGCATGACTGGGGCGCGCATTCGAGCATTGCTCCAGTAGATCAGATGCACGCAAGTGAATGCGATGACGAGGCAAAAAACTGGTCCCCACGCGATCCAGGTCTGGGAGCCGGAAAGAAAAATTCGAAGGATGCCGACGGCCATGAGAGTCCAGAGGACTGCGTAATAAACTTGAATCGTTCGCATAAGCGGGGACGGGATGCCTTCCGCAGCTGGGGACATCGGTCCGAGGTTCCAGAATCTGAGGAACCGGAGCATGCACGACTTGAGGAAATCCGTTGGCCTGCGGCGAATTGTTTCCTGAGCCTTCTTAGACATCCAGCGATCGCGTTCGATTTCAGTGCGAAGTCCGAGTCGGTCCATTTCCTGATTGACTTCGTGTGCCCAAACAGCTTGACCGGGACCATGTTGACCATCCCAAACTGTTCCCAGCGGCTGATTCACAACTTCGTCGTAAAAAGCGTCATTGTTGCCAAGCAGAACGGTATAACCTCCATGAGTGGTCATTAGCACCGGACGTCCGAATGCGATCCAGTTTCGAACGACCCATGGGGAGACGACCAGTAAGATTCCAAGCCCGCCGAAGAGAAGCGACCGCGCGGAGCGTTGTTGATTTTTCGAGAGTCGAGATTTCAATTCGGTTGCGCACAACCACAAGGCGATTAACCCTCCGAAGGCCCAAAACGTCGGACGCGTCAATACGGTGATTCCGAATAGAAGACCGGTGAGGAAATTCGACGCGGACGATCTCGCAGTGAAATCCGTGAGGCGAGCAATCAATGTAGCTGCGAGGAATGCCGTCAATGATTC
This genomic interval carries:
- a CDS encoding leucyl aminopeptidase, with product MKFHVVEASPAEFAAGWLIVGCFEGESLSPELMELDELLGGQLSRLATRDDWPSKRGESLTLHDVPSIEADRLLIVNYGDESSPDLSKTCQVLSGVLRKVASKEKQSVVVAIPSELIVKFGETVPLERFAECVTTACASQAIYRKERDRFELTEVHLLGIPNSPSSEVAIQRGRILGESINLTRELVNRHPNDIYPETFAARAVDAVVSHGVTGKILDEHLIENEKMGALMAVARGSSRPPRVVVLEYRGAGKDSPTIGLVGKGVTFDSGGLSLKPSASMISMKADMAGAATVLGIVHACAKLELPVNILAVIGLVENMTGPSAYKLGEVLTARNGTTIEVHNTDAEGRLVLADALSYAVDHKADRLIDFATLTGACVIALGEEVTGAFTNRQEWCDQVVQAARASDELIWQLPMYDFYADQLKSDFADCKNVGTRWGGAITAAKFLEKFVDDVPWVHLDIAGAAYSEKECASRDAGGTGAMVRSIVGLLATLNEESSK
- a CDS encoding NfeD family protein, with amino-acid sequence MDAQVMTFVLLLVGFLLLGLELFLPSGGVIGVMCAASFLGSAYFAYTAWATSHPLYWRIYLSTMVILAPITLYGIYYLLTQTAFGNRILLTAPTEDEVTPYQEEQNRLQELVGERGKALNLMTPGGLVEVNGERLHAISEDMVIESGQSIEVVGIRGTRVLVRIADALPPQDSRITKTDEDSPESDDSHDRNVDLETDPFDPFLPQEES
- a CDS encoding UTP--glucose-1-phosphate uridylyltransferase; the protein is MPLDLAIVPVAGLGTRLLPATKSQPKEMLPVGRRPVVQYVVEELKESGIKRILFITGYGKSSIEDFFDVNHQLVKHLRESGKEEHLAELAFERNQVQYAYTRQREQLGLGHAVLIGEPFVGRQPFVVALGDSIIGMHAKSRIVERMIEEYERSQADVVVAFEELTDPREVVHYGIAKPRGPITNDIFELDSLIEKPAVDEAPSNLAVAARYVFSPAIFEALEQTDRGKGGEIQLTDAMQRVLREGGKGIGIRLPSTEPRFDIGNFESYFRAFVDFSLSDPQFGDGLRTYLREKLDSEEGVS
- a CDS encoding glycosyltransferase family 39 protein; the protein is MRPLLSRSSFWLIGCLILCFIVRVGVVVFRSAELSDDPDSYIQLAEGLAAGRGFSTPGTDQATAFRPPFYPVLITPFERFGGGWGRGFLNVLTAVGGVYFIWRASQNLNLNPLAGLFASLVFGFDPLLVRYTSLSMTESLTAFLAATLIARLTDFTARSSASNFLTGLLFGITVLTRPTFWAFGGLIALWLCATELKSRLSKNQQRSARSLLFGGLGILLVVSPWVVRNWIAFGRPVLMTTHGGYTVLLGNNDAFYDEVVNQPLGTVWDGQHGPGQAVWAHEVNQEMDRLGLRTEIERDRWMSKKAQETIRRRPTDFLKSCMLRFLRFWNLGPMSPAAEGIPSPLMRTIQVYYAVLWTLMAVGILRIFLSGSQTWIAWGPVFCLVIAFTCVHLIYWSNARMRAPVMPAIALLSAAGVASSKSLRSTKTDPSQIDSDSCEASHSQLN
- a CDS encoding phosphoglycerate kinase, with the protein product MAKKSIADVDVSGKKVLMRVDFNVPLDDASNITDDRRIRMALPSIESVLDRGGSLILMSHLGRPKGQVKLEDSLKPAAEKLAELLNRDVAFASDTVGADAQAKVAALEPGGIVVLENVRFASEEELKDEAESTTDEQRAAKKAFAEKLGSFADIYCNDAFGTCHRAHASMYTVPLLMEGKPKTVGFLVQKEIQYLNDAISSPERPFIAILGGAKVSDKIKVIKNLLSVCDKVLIGGAMAYTFSLAQGGKVGQSLVEKDKVDLALELIKEGGDKLVLPIDTHCGDEFKNPDCNKVVVSAGEIPDDYEGFDIGPETAKMYADIVKSAATIVWNGPMGVFEVPPFDAGTKTVAEAIAESDSISIIGGGDSAAAIQQFGLADQVSHVSTGGGASLEMLEGKTFEALQVIDEA
- a CDS encoding GHMP kinase; the protein is MEIIRKRAYARAGLIGNPSDGYHGKTIAFTIRQFFAEVTLYDWPKVEIVQSVDDQSSFRSIKDLFDDVRLHGYYGGVRLIKATIKRFYEYCDEKQLELHDRNFSIRYSTTIPRAVGMAGSSAIIVATLRALMEFYNIDVPQHVQPSLALSVETRELGIAAGLQDRVVQIYEGLVSMDFATDVMTVEDGMECGRYEGLSSENLKNVYVAFSLEAGEPTYVVHNPLRARYQAGDPDVLQAMETFANLTVQAKSAIEKGDTAQLHELIDRNFDTRASICSISPSQRLMIETARGVGASAKFAGSGGAIVGTFSDQQMFNDLKAALLKIHCETIQPQMNV
- a CDS encoding AAA family ATPase, translated to MYEEFFGLDKRPFNNIPNPDLYVDLESSKKSLDELFNCVMQSRGIGVLTAPAGLGKTILCKKLAELAASRFQTILLGTATFSNRLDLLQHILYEFGIEYEGLNEHEARLKIMDAARAISNEGRNLLIIVDEAHLLNSRLFEELRVLADYAPDGESLIQLVLSGQFELEEKLVHPSLSAFNQRVAVQTCLKLLSLEESITFIVERLRMCGVATPGDVLDESALETICRASDGNPRCLCQLTDHSLILAFAEELKPFQQATVLAALEDLKELPLHWNDVSSDTDSEPESTADATRETDLFRLPEQSSEEFTSAESDNQSLESELSDSLLDGEGDESIAETTEPSINFSETVEFSVLEVGAGIESSSETSPTAEQEEQPACELSAEQDEQSMMMEELIRDKYATLDGLQEREEIDLDHILDSEHYPHPVGYRHSLTSAKRSCVEQAEVGQEDEILISVQDLGHEIADVVQRSRRSRKSDANWHGDTWIELDVVQPSPLPSEFDSETINDVSPERVSSSVPERQPTAPQESSKVNPESGNYQPPPRFSRLFARLSERRRQLKNRQQHDV